In Ictalurus punctatus breed USDA103 chromosome 3, Coco_2.0, whole genome shotgun sequence, the following are encoded in one genomic region:
- the rtn1a gene encoding reticulon-1a isoform X1 codes for MSGTGEPYGEERELPGPCFGRMREEKEEEEKMKALKPTCPGDDARRGTGVAMETASSDSVSNLFLNSSSERSDLYTSLLSSNSSSSNLFSAGVPLFSSKDDRSPPAPLGSDSGIGMTPGDPCDLHTQKSEPYNYMDMSDNLCDLGNRSNTGSEKQPIRSHMDRDDDDDDEDDEDDKDDKDGSMDFKLKMEKEPFNLGSYLEKNPENLAVKGELGNTFPYVEDQSDDELLENRPRPVSPVKITVTTDSCILVTEQARGGVSERESVLSLGKEGVPTVTLSEPEDDSAASSVNHSPSHSPTGRESPSDILFQPVRMNNSSLYQDTKVPMKPSSLFGMRDSGESGESEIEPDSPRREKQFSAKDRPGNPFEPSVAGVEMNRGNKGRSNNNFEVSVNTKGEFVQHGNPPLYSLLREEREAELDSDLLIESASEESPKREQVVKCTLKPSSPLSSPPPVSSAVSPPRKEKEQEVKEEKKEKPSAALREESNTQTQQQEDKMYTKAKPGVTASCERRPLEDGGNKTAVISTEEKRDAKEAELLPFLHHFNKQKVVELLRWRDVKQTAVLFSSVLLLLFSLTQFSVVSVIAYLALAALSTTISFRVYKSVLQAVQKTDDGHPFKAYLEKEIALSPEQISKYVEKVQLYVNYTLKELRRLFLVQDLVDTLKFAVLMWLLTYVGALFNGLTLLLLAVVCVFTVPLVYEKYQKQIDQYLGLVRTQVNSVMTKLREKVPGAKRKGE; via the exons atgTCCGGGACCGGAGAACCGTACGGAGAGGAGCGCGAGCTGCCCGGGCCGTGTTTCGGGCGGATGCgcgaggagaaggaggaggaagagaagatgaAGGCGCTTAAACCGACCTGTCCGGGTGATGATGCGCGCCGAGGAACCGGCGTTGCCATGGAAACTGCATCCTCAG actCTGTGTCTAATCTGTTCCTGAACTCTTCCTCCGAGCGGAGTGACCTCTACACCTCCCTCCTCTCctccaactcctcctcctcaaaCCTGTTCAGTGCCGGCgttcctctcttctcctccaaGGATGATCGTTCTCCTCCCGCTCCTCTGGGGAGCGACTCTGGAATTGGGATGACCCCCGGTGACCCCTGCGACCTCCACACCCAGAAAAGCGAGCCCTACAACTACATGGATATGAGCGACAATCTTTGTGACCTTGGTAACCGTAGTAACACTGGCtcagaaaagcagccaataaggaGCCACATGGatcgtgatgatgatgatgatgacgaagatgatgaagatgataaaGATGATAAAGATGGGTCCATGGATTTTAAGTTGAAGATGGAGAAGGAGCCGTTCAATTTGGGAAGCTACCTGGAGAAGAATCCTGAAAACCTGGCAGTGAAGGGAGAACTGGGAAACACCTTCCCGTACGTGGAGGACCAATCGGACGACGAGTTACTGGAGAACAGACCCCGCCCTGTCAGTCCAGTGAAGATCACCGTGACGACAGATTCCTGTATCCTAGTAACAGAGCAAGCACGAGGTGGAGTGTCTGAGAGGGAAAGCGTACTGAGTTTGGGAAAAGAAGGAGTTCCTACGGTAACGCTGTCCGAACCAGAGGATGACAGCGCTGCTTCATCTGTCAATCATTCCCCTAGCCACTCCCCTACAG GAAGAGAGTCGCCCTCGGACATCTTGTTCCAGCCCGTAAGGATGAACAACAGCTCCCTCTATCAGGACACCAAGGTCCCTATGAAGCCCTCGTCACTGTTTGGGATGCGGGACAGCGGAGAATCCGGAGAATCCGAAATCGAGCCTGATTCCCCAAGACGTGAAAAGCAGTTCAGCGCCAAAGACAGACCTGGCAACCCGTTTGAGCCGTCAGTCGCGGGTGTGGAGATGAACCGAGGCAACAAGGGAAGATCTAACAATAATTTCGAGGTCTCCGTGAACACGAAGGGGGAATTTGTGCAACATGGCAACCCCCCGCTTTACAGCCTGCTGCGTGAGGAGAGGGAGGCGGAGCTAGACAGTGACCTGCTCATCGAGTCAGCTTCTGAGGAGAGCCCTAAGAGGGAGCAGGTAGTGAAGTGCACCCTAAAACCGAGCTCCCCTCTGAGCTCACCTCCACCTGTGAGCAGCGCCGTCTCACCGCCTCGGAAAGAGAAAGAACAGGAagtaaaggaagaaaagaaggaaaagccCAGTGCAGCACTGAGAGAGGAATCCAACACTCAGACGCAACAACAGGAAGATAAAATGTACACCAAAGCCAAACCTGGAGTGACGGCGTCTTGTGAACGGCGCCCTCTAGAGGACGGAGGGAATAAAACTGCGGTGATTAGTACCGAAGAAAAAAGAGACGCTAAAGAGGCGGAGCTGCTGCCCTTCCtgcaccacttcaacaaacagaAAG tggtGGAGTTGCTGCGCTGGCGGGACGTGAAACAGACGGCCGTGTTGTTCAGCAGCGTGTTGTTGCTGCTCTTCTCTCTGACTCAGTTCAGCGTGGTGAGCGTGATCGCCTACCTCGCCCTCGCCgcgctctccaccaccatcagcTTCAGAGTGTACAAGTCCGTGCTGCAGGCCGTGCAGAAGACCGACGATGGACACCCCTTCAA ggccTATCTGGAGAAGGAGATCGCTCTCTCCCCGGAGCAGATCAGTAAATACGTGGAGAAAGTGCAGCTCTATGTGAATTACACACTGAAGGAGCTGCGTAGGCTTTTCCTCGTCCAGGACCTCGTCGACACGTTAAAG tttgcagTGTTGATGTGGTTACTGACGTACGTCGGCGCTCTGTTTAACGGCCTCACTCTACTCCTTTTgg ctgtggtgtgtgtgttcaccgtGCCGCTGGTGTATGAGAAATACCAG